The following proteins come from a genomic window of Salvia hispanica cultivar TCC Black 2014 chromosome 4, UniMelb_Shisp_WGS_1.0, whole genome shotgun sequence:
- the LOC125223873 gene encoding alkane hydroxylase MAH1-like: MPILESQYNFLLIIPPLFLAWYLSHRRGKQPPEPTLWPLLGMLPAALLNLRRAHDYATEVLIACGGTYRFIGPRLFNIDMLFTSDPANIHHVFSRNFSNYPKGPEFRKIFDILGDGIFGADFELWEIHRKTTMAQLKRADFNEFLERTVWQKVEDGLFPVLDHFCGREEGLDLQDVFQRLAFDNICKFVLGSDPCSLRLDLRLFPCEKAFSKVAEPLLRRHILPEWMWKVQRWLNVGDERIIAEAAAAFDDFIYPRVVGGGDDAVVLRAFEKMYSESKSNAASASLGEFLKDTSLNLLFAGRDTTSACLTWLFWLVAQDPVSERKILEELEAELGLKKKWRSFTAEESHNLVYLHGALCESLRLFPPVALEHKAPMQPDILPSGHHLARNGKLIISFYSVGRMESVWGKDCLEFRPERWICPSGKIKHEPSYKFPAFNAGPRTCVGKDMAFIQMKMVAAAILYGYKIRLVEGHKVSPRDSIILHAKEGLKVLLCKRN; encoded by the exons ATGCCAATATTAGAATCCCAATACAACTTTCTCTTAATCATACCTCCACTCTTCCTAGCATGGTACTTGTCTCACCGAAGAGGCAAGCAACCACCGGAGCCGACGCTGTGGCCGCTGCTCGGCATGCTCCCGGCGGCCCTCCTCAATCTCCGTCGCGCACACGACTACGCCACGGAGGTCCTCATCGCCTGCGGCGGCACCTACCGCTTCATCGGGCCGCGCCTCTTCAACATCGACATGCTCTTCACCTCCGACCCCGCCAACATCCACCACGTCTTCAGCCGCAACTTCTCCAATTACCCGAAAGGCCCTGAGTTTCGTAAAATCTTCGACATCCTCGGCGATGGAATCTTTGGCGCCGACTTCGAGCTATGGGAGATTCACCGCAAGACCACCATGGCACAGCTCAAGCGCGCCGATTTCAACGAATTTCTCGAGCGGACCGTCTGGCAGAAGGTCGAGGATGGGCTATTCCCCGTCCTTGACCATTTCTGCGGGAGAGAAGAGGGTTTGGATTTGCAGGATGTTTTCCAGCGGTTGGCTTTTGATAACATATGCAAATTCGTGCTTGGGAGCGACCCTTGCTCTCTGCGGCTGGATTTGAGGCTTTTTCCTTGCGAGAAGGCGTTTAGTAAAGTGGCGGAGCCGCTGCTGCGGCGGCATATACTGCCGGAGTGGATGTGGAAGGTGCAGAGGTGGCTCAACGTCGGCGACGAGAGGATCATCGCGGAGGCTGCTGCGGCGTTTGATGATTTTATCTACCCGCGTGTTGTTGGCGGTGGGGATGATGCGGTTGTGTTGAGAGCGTTTGAGAAGATGTATAGTGAGAGTAAATCGAATGCGGCTAGTGCTAGTCTTGGAGAGTTTCTCAAGGATACTTCTCTGAATTTGTTGTTTGCGGGGAGGGACACGACGAGCGCGTGCCTCACGTGGCTCTTCTGGCTCGTCGCTCAAGACCCTGTGTCAGAGAGGAAGATTCTAGAAGAATTGGAAGCCGAGCTCGGTCTCAAGAAAAAATGGAG ATCCTTCACCGCGGAAGAGTCGCACAATCTAGTGTACCTACACGGGGCTCTATGCGAGTCACTGAGGCTATTCCCTCCGGTTGCACTGGAGCATAAAGCTCCAATGCAACCAGACATCCTCCCGAGCGGGCACCACCTGGCCCGTAACGGGAAGCTGATCATATCATTCTACTCAGTGGGAAGAATGGAGAGCGTCTGGGGGAAAGACTGCCTCGAATTCAGGCCGGAGAGATGGATCTGTCCGAGCGGGAAGATCAAACACGAACCATCGTACAAGTTTCCGGCCTTCAATGCGGGGCCAAGGACGTGCGTGGGGAAGGACATGGCGTTCATACAGATGAAGATGGTGGCGGCGGCGATACTGTACGGATACAAGATTAGATTGGTGGAGGGGCACAAGGTTTCACCTCGTGATTCGATCATTCTACATGCTAAGGAAGGATTGAAGGTGTTGTTGTGTAAGAGAAATTGA
- the LOC125223872 gene encoding alkane hydroxylase MAH1-like, which translates to MSLFEFQYYMFVSMIMIPPLFVAWYLAHRRGKKPSEPTLWPVIGMLPAILLNLHHAHDYVTEVLIACGGTYRLIGPWLCNIDLLFTSDPANIHHVLSRNFSKYAKGPEFRKIFDIIGDGIFGVDFELWELHRKTTMAQLKHANFNEFLERAVWQKVEDGLLPVLDHFCGRKEGLDLQDVFQRFAFDNICELVLGSDPCSLRLDFPLFPCERAFSKVGEPLLRRHILPEWMWKVQRWLNVGDERVMAEAAAAFDDFIYPRVVGGGNDADMLRAFEKMYGESKPVAVNGLSLGEFLKDSSLSLIFAGRDTTSTCLTWLFWLLAQNPNSERMILEEMEAELGLWKKWRPFTAAESHKLVYLHGALCESLRLYPPLALEHKAPVQPDILPSGHRLARNEKLIISFYSVGRMESVWGKDCLQFKPERWICPSGKIKHEPSYKFPAFNAGPRTCVGKDMAFIQMKMVAAAILYGYKVRLVEGHKVSPRDSILLHAKEGLKVLLCKRN; encoded by the exons ATGTCGTTATTTGAATTCCAATACTACATGTTTGTGTCAATGATAATGATACCTCCACTCTTTGTTGCATGGTACTTGGCTCACAGAAGAGGCAAGAAACCCTCAGAGCCGACGCTGTGGCCGGTGATAGGCATGCTTCCGGCGATCCTCCTCAATCTCCACCACGCACACGACTATGTCACGGAGGTTCTCATCGCCTGCGGTGGCACGTACCGACTCATCGGGCCTTGGCTCTGCAACATCGACTTGCTCTTCACCTCCGACCCCGCCAACATCCACCACGTCCTCAGCCGCAACTTCTCCAAATACGCCAAAGGCCCCGAGTTTCGCAAAATCTTCGACATCATCGGGGATGGAATCTTTGGCGTCGACTTCGAGCTATGGGAGCTTCACCGCAAGACCACCATGGCCCAGCTCAAGCACGCCAATTTCAACGAATTTCTCGAGAGGGCCGTCTGGCAGAAGGTCGAGGACGGGCTCCTTCCCGTCCTCGACCATTTCTGCGGGAGAAAAGAGGGTTTGGATTTGCAGGATGTTTTCCAGCGGTTTGCTTTTGATAACATATGCGAGCTCGTGCTCGGCAGCGACCCGTGCTCTTTGCGGCTGGATTTTCCACTTTTTCCTTGTGAGAGGGCATTTAGTAAAGTGGGGGAGCCGCTGCTGCGGCGGCATATTTTGCCGGAGTGGATGTGGAAGGTGCAGAGGTGGCTCAACGTGGGCGACGAGAGGGTCATGGCCGAGGCTGCGGCGGCGTTCGATGATTTCATCTACCCGCGTGTTGTTGGTGGTGGGAATGATGCTGATATGCTGAGAGCGTTTGAGAAGATGTATGGTGAGAGTAAACCAGTTGCGGTTAATGGTTTAAGTCTTGGAGAGTTTCTCAAGGATTCTTCTCTGAGTTTGATTTTCGCCGGGAGAGACACGACGAGCACGTGCCTCACGTGGCTCTTCTGGCTCCTCGCGCAAAACCCTAACTCTGAGAGGATGATTCTAGAAGAAATGGAGGCCGAGCTCGGTCTCTGGAAAAAATGGAG GCCTTTCACTGCGGCGGAGTCGCACAAGTTAGTGTACCTGCACGGGGCTCTATGCGAGTCGCTGAGGTTGTACCCGCCATTGGCGCTGGAGCATAAAGCTCCGGTGCAACCAGATATCCTCCCTAGCGGGCATCGCCTGGCCCGCAATGAGAAGCTGATCATATCATTCTACTCGGTGGGGAGAATGGAGAGCGTGTGGGGGAAAGACTGCCTCCAATTCAAGCCGGAGAGATGGATCTGTCCGAGCGGGAAGATCAAGCACGAGCCATCATACAAGTTTCCAGCGTTCAACGCGGGGCCGAGGACGTGCGTGGGGAAGGACATGGCGTTCATACAGATGAAGATGGTGGCGGCGGCGATACTGTACGGATACAAGGTCAGATTGGTGGAGGGCCACAAGGTTTCACCTCGTGATTCTATCCTTCTACATGCTAAGGAAGGATTGAAGGTGTTGTTGTGTAAGAGAAACTGA
- the LOC125218575 gene encoding alkane hydroxylase MAH1-like → MPILESQYNFLLIIPPLFLAWYLSHRRGKQPPEPTLWPLLGMLPAALLNLRRAHDYVTEVLIACGGTYRFIGPRLFNIDMLFTSDPANIHHVFSRNFSNYPKGPEFRKIFDILGDGIFGADFELWEIHRRTTMAQLKRADFNEFLERTVWQKVEDGLFPVLDHFCGREEGLDLQDVFQRLAFDNICKFVLGSDPCSLRVDLTVFPCEKAFSKVAEPLLRRHILPEWMWKVQRWLNVGDERIIAEAAAAFDDFIYPRVVGGGDDAVVLRAFEKMYSESKSNAGSASLGEFLKDTSLNLMFAGRDTTSACLTWLFWLVAQDPVSERKILEELEAELGLEKKWRSFTAEESHKLLYLHGALCESLRLFPPVALEHKAPLQPDILPSGHHLARNGKLIISFYSVGRMESVWGKDCLEFKPERWICPSGKIKHEPSYKFPAFNAGPRTCVGKDMAFVQMKMVAAAILYGYKVKVVEGQRVSPRDSIILHAREGLKVLLCKRN, encoded by the exons ATGCCAATATTAGAATCCCAATACAACTTTCTCTTAATCATACCTCCACTCTTCCTAGCATGGTACTTGTCTCACCGAAGAGGCAAGCAACCACCGGAGCCGACGCTGTGGCCGCTGCTAGGCATGCTCCCGGCGGCCCTCCTCAATCTCCGCCGCGCACACGACTACGTGACGGAGGTTCTCATCGCCTGCGGCGGCACCTACCGCTTCATCGGGCCGCGCCTCTTCAACATCGACATGCTCTTCACCTCCGACCCCGCCAACATCCACCACGTCTTCAGCCGCAACTTCTCCAATTACCCGAAAGGCCCCGAGTTTCGCAAAATCTTCGACATCCTCGGGGATGGAATCTTCGGCGCCGACTTCGAGCTATGGGAGATTCACCGGAGGACCACCATGGCCCAGCTCAAGCGCGCCGATTTCAACGAATTTCTCGAGCGGACCGTCTGGCAGAAGGTCGAGGACGGGCTCTTTCCCGTCCTCGACCATTTCTGCGGGAGAGAAGAGGGTTTGGATTTGCAGGATGTTTTCCAGCGGTTGGCTTTTGACAACATATGCAAATTCGTGCTTGGGAGCGACCCGTGCTCTCTGCGGGTGGATTTGACGGTTTTTCCTTGCGAGAAGGCGTTTAGTAAAGTGGCGGAGCCGCTGCTGCGGCGGCATATACTGCCGGAGTGGATGTGGAAGGTGCAGAGGTGGCTCAACGTCGGCGACGAGAGGATCATCGCGGAGGCTGCGGCGGCGTTTGATGATTTTATCTACCCGCGTGTTGTTGGCGGTGGGGATGATGCGGTTGTGTTGAGAGCGTTTGAGAAGATGTATAGTGAGAGTAAATCGAATGCGGGTAGTGCTAGTCTTGGAGAGTTTCTCAAGGATACTTCTCTGAATTTGATGTTTGCGGGGAGGGACACGACCAGCGCGTGCCTCACGTGGCTCTTCTGGCTCGTCGCTCAAGACCCTGTGTCAGAGAGGAAGATTCTAGAAGAATTGGAAGCCGAGCTCGGTCTCGAGAAAAAATGGAG ATCCTTCACCGCGGAAGAGTCGCACAAGCTATTGTACCTGCACGGGGCTCTATGCGAGTCCCTGAGGCTATTCCCTCCAGTTGCATTGGAGCATAAAGCTCCATTACAACCAGACATCCTCCCAAGCGGGCATCACCTGGCCCGCAACGGGAAGCTGATCATATCATTCTACTCGGTGGGGAGAATGGAGAGCGTGTGGGGGAAAGACTGCCTCGAATTTAAGCCGGAGAGATGGATCTGTCCGAGTGGGAAGATCAAACATGAGCCATCGTACAAGTTTCCGGCATTCAACGCGGGGCCGAGGACGTGCGTGGGGAAGGACATGGCGTTCGTACAGATGAAGATGGTGGCGGCGGCAATACTGTACGGATACAAGGTGAAAGTGGTGGAGGGCCAGAGGGTTTCACCTCGGGATTCGATCATTCTACATGCCAGAGAAGGATTGAAGGTGTTGCTGTGTAAGAGAAATTGA